A genomic segment from Malaclemys terrapin pileata isolate rMalTer1 chromosome 1, rMalTer1.hap1, whole genome shotgun sequence encodes:
- the LOC128838238 gene encoding uncharacterized protein LOC128838238: MEQSALSNPGTAQPEVSQCKELDHRTEASEETNSSVPSRGESEAPQDELTDLDGTKMEQRVKYVEDKLREMNARFEGAEKRLEVLQERLSQEAASETDCCGSRSQEATNNSQCFAQNPGLAPVLANAMRSHKFSENLNDPCQEADVLEMYNKLRTHEWEKAKCAASGSAFPMTYEKGSTIIKAVFSICEEELSQRLERIFELLEIPVSKKPTSLFDNKQLPPGLAREIKNHLKNLYFNYGEDFFQAKSRPSLSPDLQKFQPLVHFTAECYKIYCLLLLQNPPIKAVWPTEERIPISCIQHVDNKNVEDGMPLNFLWPVLACGRLVYKKAVIYD; encoded by the exons ATGGAGCAAAGCGCTTTATCTAACCCAGGCACAGCTCAGCCAGAGGTTTCACAGTGCAAGGAGTTGGATCACAGAACAGAGGCTTCAGAAGAGACCAACAG CTCTGTGccatccagaggtgaaagtgaaGCTCCACAGGATGAACTCACAGATTTGGATGGAACCAAGATGGAACAGCGGGTGAAATATGTGGAAGACAAACTCAG GGAAATGAATGCTCGATTTGAAGGCGCAGAGAAACGACTAGAGGTTTTGCAAGAACGGCTCAG TCAGGAAGCAGCAAGTGAGACTGATTGCTGTGGTTCCAGATCGCAGGAGGCCACCAACAATAGTCAGTGCTTCGCTCAGAA CCCTGGATTGGCGCCTGTCTTGGCCAATGCAATGAGAAGCCATAAATTCTCTGAGAACCTGAATGACCCTTGTCAAGAAGCAGATGTGCTGGAAATGTACAACAAGCTCAGGACACATGAATGGGAGAAAGCCAAATGTGCTGCAAGTGGCTCTGCCTTCCCAATGACATATGAAAAAGGTAGCACCATAATTAAG GCTGTGTTTTCCATATGTGAAGAAGAGCTGTCACAAAGACTGGAGCGAATTTTTGAACTCCTTGAGATTCCAGTTTCGAAGAAACCCACAAGCCTCTTTGACAACAAACAG CTGCCCCCTGGGCTGGCAAGAGAGATAAAGAATcaccttaaaaatctctatttTAACTATGGAGAAGACTTTTTCCAAGCCAAGAGTAGG cCTTCACTTTCTCCTGATCTACAGAAGTTTCAGCCGCTTGTACATTTCACAGCAGAGTGCTACAAAATTTACTGTTTGTTGCTTCTTCAGAACCCGCCCATTAAAGCTGTGTGGCCCACAGAGGAAAGAATCCCAATCTCTTGCATACAGCATGTGGACAATAAAAACGTGGAGGATGGGATGCCATTAAACTTTCTGTGGCCCGTGCTGGCATGTGGGAGACTAGTATATAAGAAAGCTGTAATCTATGATTAA